In one window of Macaca thibetana thibetana isolate TM-01 chromosome 5, ASM2454274v1, whole genome shotgun sequence DNA:
- the LOC126955627 gene encoding 40S ribosomal protein S29-like, giving the protein MGHQQLYWSHPRKFGQGSRSCRVCSNQHSLIRKYGLNTCRQCFRQYAKDIGFIKLD; this is encoded by the coding sequence ATGGGTCACCAGCAGCTGTACTGGAGCCACCCGCGAAAATTCGGCCAGGGTTCTCGCTCTTGTCGCGTGTGTTCAAACCAGCACAGTCTGATCCGGAAATATGGCCTCAATACGTGCCGCCAGTGTTTCCGTCAGTACGCGAAGGATATCGGTTTCATTAAGTTGGACTAA